A genomic stretch from Bifidobacterium sp. ESL0769 includes:
- a CDS encoding TetR/AcrR family transcriptional regulator, producing MPRINEANLEEHRRHTMNALLDSAEKIMREQGGEALTPANVSKGAGIARNSIYRYVKDMKDLRRQLMARHMPQWVEALEKGLGGVTDPAEIIVQWVKINLEQSILQGHDWMTQIPLSDAQSYRDDKGLWPKAGNGANGNNKDDNSSNNKGDNERTPNDQPLEPTQPSLHERINAPIVRAWGQLSPQNPQVGIAVTEGLVSSGMKLLSGKEQTEELRAAEISDIERAIRAIVKELREDQ from the coding sequence ATGCCACGCATCAATGAGGCCAATCTTGAGGAACATCGCCGTCACACGATGAACGCGCTGCTCGATTCGGCGGAAAAGATCATGCGCGAGCAAGGCGGCGAAGCACTCACCCCCGCCAATGTCAGCAAAGGTGCCGGCATCGCACGCAACTCAATCTATCGTTACGTCAAGGATATGAAGGACCTGCGCCGCCAACTGATGGCGCGGCACATGCCGCAGTGGGTCGAGGCGCTCGAAAAGGGCCTGGGCGGGGTCACCGATCCGGCGGAAATCATCGTGCAGTGGGTCAAGATCAATCTCGAACAGTCCATTCTGCAGGGCCACGATTGGATGACGCAGATACCGCTGAGCGACGCGCAGAGCTATCGCGACGACAAAGGCCTTTGGCCGAAGGCTGGCAACGGGGCCAACGGCAATAATAAGGACGATAACAGCAGTAACAACAAGGGCGACAACGAACGGACGCCGAACGACCAGCCGCTCGAACCGACACAACCGAGTCTGCACGAACGTATCAATGCCCCCATCGTCAGGGCCTGGGGCCAGCTGAGCCCGCAAAATCCGCAAGTCGGTATCGCGGTGACTGAAGGACTCGTCTCCAGCGGGATGAAGTTGCTGAGCGGAAAAGAGCAGACCGAGGAACTGCGAGCCGCCGAAATCAGCGACATCGAACGCGCCATCCGCGCCATCGTCAAGGAATTGCGCGAAGACCAGTAA
- a CDS encoding MFS transporter: MVQQQNGQVVQGHKETDSAVKPPWNALWVLALALAMIVLDSSIVNVSIPVMIREIGLNLTDAQWVTSLYNIILAALLLPFGKLGDLKGRKLTLQVGVVVFVAGSVLAASSNGATLLLSARAVQAVGGALAMPSTLSIVSASFRGKNRAIAFGVWGSVMSAAAAIGPFLGGLFTQTIGWRWIFLVNLPIGIIVFVSAIFFVPKTGGKAGAKALGAAAQKLAAADAANLAAKPDGFDPLGIVLSALGSAFLLFGLIEGQTYGWLKPKGDFGIFGFKWGASWPVSVIPICIVLGIVFFVLFIYTENSRARRSRPVMLDLTLFRIPTFAMGNIAAGAIQAGEFVIMFVLPLYLINVRGLNMIPTGALLATMGLGAIVSGGLARPVTAKIGAPHTVQFGLVIEILSVVILMAMMRPGLSVAWMLVPFVMYGVGLGFAAAQLTSLVLSEVPVAQSGEGSATQSTIRQLGTGIGAALAGLVLSVMVTNIAPASLQNVRGLPSQLVSGLTTSLDASAGSAIVGIRAQGAHGKLGALGPQVVDAMTSAFTRASQWTLVAAIVLLTIGLIASIWVARAAKRDQVE, from the coding sequence ATGGTTCAACAACAAAACGGCCAAGTCGTCCAAGGGCACAAAGAAACGGATTCCGCTGTGAAGCCGCCGTGGAACGCACTGTGGGTTTTGGCGCTCGCGCTCGCGATGATCGTCCTCGACAGCTCCATCGTCAACGTTTCCATCCCGGTGATGATCCGCGAGATCGGCCTCAACCTGACTGACGCGCAGTGGGTCACCTCACTCTACAACATCATTTTGGCCGCCTTGCTGCTGCCGTTCGGCAAGCTCGGCGATCTCAAAGGCCGCAAGCTGACCCTGCAGGTAGGCGTGGTCGTTTTCGTCGCCGGTTCCGTTCTCGCCGCCTCCTCCAACGGTGCCACGCTGCTGTTGAGCGCCCGTGCGGTGCAGGCCGTCGGTGGGGCGTTGGCGATGCCGTCGACGCTTTCTATCGTTTCCGCTTCGTTCCGTGGCAAGAACCGCGCTATCGCGTTCGGTGTATGGGGTTCGGTGATGAGTGCGGCCGCGGCCATCGGTCCGTTCCTTGGAGGTCTCTTCACCCAGACCATCGGCTGGCGCTGGATCTTCCTGGTGAACCTGCCGATCGGCATCATCGTCTTCGTCTCCGCCATCTTCTTCGTGCCGAAGACAGGTGGCAAGGCCGGAGCCAAGGCACTGGGTGCTGCCGCGCAGAAGCTCGCCGCGGCAGACGCCGCCAACTTGGCTGCCAAGCCCGACGGCTTCGACCCGTTGGGCATCGTGCTTTCCGCGTTGGGTTCCGCGTTCCTGCTCTTCGGCCTGATCGAAGGCCAGACCTACGGCTGGCTCAAACCCAAGGGTGACTTCGGCATTTTCGGCTTCAAATGGGGCGCGAGCTGGCCGGTTTCGGTCATCCCGATTTGTATTGTGCTCGGCATCGTTTTCTTTGTGCTCTTCATTTACACCGAAAACAGCCGCGCCCGCCGCTCGCGTCCGGTGATGCTCGATTTGACGTTGTTCCGCATCCCGACCTTTGCCATGGGCAACATTGCCGCCGGAGCCATTCAGGCCGGCGAATTCGTCATCATGTTCGTCTTGCCGCTCTACCTTATTAATGTGCGCGGCCTCAATATGATTCCGACCGGCGCACTGCTGGCGACCATGGGTCTCGGTGCCATAGTCTCCGGCGGTCTCGCGCGCCCGGTCACCGCGAAAATCGGCGCCCCGCATACCGTGCAGTTCGGCCTGGTTATTGAGATTCTGAGCGTTGTCATCCTTATGGCGATGATGCGGCCGGGCCTGTCGGTGGCTTGGATGCTCGTGCCGTTCGTCATGTACGGTGTCGGTCTCGGTTTCGCCGCCGCCCAGCTCACCAGTCTCGTGCTTTCCGAAGTGCCCGTCGCCCAGTCGGGAGAAGGCTCCGCGACGCAATCGACCATCCGTCAGCTCGGTACCGGCATCGGTGCAGCACTGGCCGGCTTGGTGCTTTCCGTGATGGTCACCAATATTGCACCTGCCTCGCTTCAAAACGTGCGCGGCCTGCCTTCGCAGTTGGTTTCGGGCCTTACTACCTCGCTCGACGCTTCGGCAGGCTCGGCTATCGTCGGCATTCGTGCCCAAGGCGCCCACGGCAAGCTCGGCGCTCTCGGCCCGCAGGTGGTCGACGCAATGACCTCGGCCTTCACCCGCGCCAGCCAGTGGACACTGGTCGCCGCCATTGTCCTGCTAACTATCGGCCTCATCGCCTCGATCTGGGTCGCCCGCGCCGCCAAGCGTGATCAGGTCGAGTAG